The DNA window CCCGCGtccgcgccggcgtcggcgtcgtcgctgccgccccCGTCGTCCGCGGCCCTGCGGAAGTAGATGCGGCGGGAGTCCTCCTCGaacgcgacggcggtgacggcgcccGCGCGGAGGCCAGCCAGGAGGTCCGAGTAGGCCACCTCCTTGGCCGCGTTCTTGGGCAgcgcgaggcgggcggcgaggaggaggaccgCGAGGACGatgggcgcggccgcggcgggcggcacgCGTCGAGCGGCGCGCCgcagcgcggccgcggcgtcccCGGGGAGGTCCCGCGGCGacagccgccggagccgccaCCACAGCAGGCGCAGCCGCGGCCGGAGCCGCAGCCGCATCCTCCTCCGTTCCGGCTCGCGGAACCCCAGCCCGGCCTCCTTGTCCTCGTCCACCTTGGCGCGCACCGGTGCCCTCCACCGCAACCGCATCCCATTCCCACCGCGAAGCAACCCGCGGCCATTGCTCGCGGCGAGGCAGCTCCAAGAACCGGGGGGGCTCACGAAGCAAACCCGAGCGCGCGGGacggaggcagcggcagcgcacACGGGGGACaagcaagccgccgccgccgccaccacggcaGCCATGCCAATCAATCAAGCTCTCTTCGGGAAAACCCAGCCGCTACGCCATTCGATCGGAgaggacgcgcgcgcgcgaggtgtTCGAAGGAATTACCtaaggagaagagaggaggattgCAGCGGCTGCGGTGATTGGATTGCGCACTTGAGGCTTGAGCGACCGCGACGTCTGCTCTGCTCGGGGCTGGGTGATGCGCGAATGGTGAGGAAGATTAGAGGGGAaaagattttttgttttttgtttttcatttttatccACGAGTTGGAGGTTATGGGGGCCTTCCTGATGTTACTGGATGGGCTGCGGTGCTGTGCTGGGCCCTATTGCGGCTACAGGCTCGGTTTAGCCTTGTGCTTGTGGCCTTGGCCCAAGCTCCTTCGGGGCCTTGGGGATGCCGGATTCGAGGATTAGTTCACTTTGACTTCCTTTACTAGTGAACGTATCTTTCTCCGTATCCCTAAACCGCAATACCGGATATTTCgacccccaactattaaaaccagcgTAATTTGACTCCATCAGCAGTTGTGGGTaacggtttcactgacgtggcgcctatatGGCAATGTTGACTCGGTCTCCGTTCCACGTGAAGTTGACGTGACACTTATGtgtattagaattaaaaaatatgtacgagactcatttgtcattcacacaaaaaaaaatatggaatccACTGCCATATGGGTCCACAGGTCCTTCACCTACCACTCCCTTTATTCCTCTCACCTTGTTTCTTAGcccagcggcggtggtggcggtctCCTCCCCAACGGCGGTGGTAGCGGGTTCCTCCCCAGCGGCGTTAGTGCCGAGCTCCACCCTAGCGGCGGGGATGGAAGGGTGAGGGCGCGGTGGTGGAGCTGGGAGGAGAGGCGCAAGACATCCACCTCAATGTGGCCGATCTCGACATCGATGTCGCAGCCGGTGGCTACATCAACCTTGGGACGGAGATGCTCCTTGTCGCCCTTGCGGACAGCCGTGACGACGGGGTATTGGGGCAGCCAAGATGATCTAGAAGACAAGGAATCATCGAAGGTGGTGTTGTTCCAGACATAGACCAGCGGGATGAGCAGGTCCCCCTCGTCTATGATGGCTTGGTGGAAGGCGTCGGGCGTCAAGTAAGATGGGGATAACGCTCCACGCTGAAGCTCATCGTTATCGCTCCACTTCGTCAGTGGAAGGCGTCGCTGGAGACCACTCCTCACTTCGCGCCACCGCCTCAAGGGCAAGACGTGTTGTGGCTCCGCCTTGAGGACGACGAGAGGTAGCTCCGCCTCGATGCCGCGTTGTCGCCGCTCCGTCTCAAGGCGGCGCCCGCCCTCCTGCTCGCTGCCGTCGCTCCGGCCCTCAGCCAACTGCCTCGGCGTGCAGACaaggagaaagaggagagaaagagagagagaagtgagagaaagggagaaggaagaaggaaagaggatagacatgtgggtcccacattattTTCGTGTGAGTGATGAATGGGTCCCGTGCATATTTTCTACGGAGGGAGTGCGTAGTACCAAATAGTATTATACttttctctatatatatctgacaataaaaaaatgatgtaaCATCATAATCTGTTAAAAAGCGCCACACGGAATTTTTAATGATGAAGTGGTACTCCCtctcccataaaaaacaaatctggaTGTGGCACATCCAATACTAGTTGGTTCTTCGTTGAACGGACGAAATAACTAGTAAGAGACAGAGGAGAGAGAATAATAATATTGGTTGATTACTACTCCGTAATAGATATGCTTAATGCCATACATGTAGTATATCCCATTCCTTAGCAGGGCGCGGAGGTAGAGTATGGGAGGGGGTACTCAGGAAtccggtcaagaaaatttttttagtTATAACTCATCGATTTTTCACCATATGTATATCCCCTCAATACAAACTTACGCACACGCATCAACTTAAACTTGATCTAAAGTAAAGTAAATTAAGTAAGAGCCACCCTCCTCCATTacacatactcccttcgtttcaaaatatttgacactgttgactttttagcatatatttgaccgttcgtctcattaaaaaaattgtgaaatatgtaaaactatatgtgtacatgaaagtatatttaacaatgaatcaaatgatataaaaaataaataattacttaatttttttaaaataagacgaatggtcaaatacatatttaaaaaaagacaacggtgtcaaatattttgaaacggacgGAGTATTACGTTGCAAGTATATATGTTGCTGTACATTGTGTAGATGACTTGGAGGAATTATAGCGCCCTGTTTCTTTCAAGCCAATGATTTGGTCCGGGTCACGTGGCGACACATCCAGTTTTCTCGACGACACGGTCTCGATCACAATTCATTTTCCTTCCTTCCGTCCTCACGTATCGATGTCTTCGTGGCTGGCTGcatcttcccccccccccccctccccacccccccAGCGATACTGACAACCTCCCCGCCCCCACCCCAagggtgggacccaccggtCAGCAGGTCAGTGCAACAGAAACCATCAAACCAGCAACGCCGTCTTTCCCCAATCCCCAGTTTCCTGTGTgggttttttttacattttagctctgcttgaaaacttattttacaaatattccctccgtttcatatcgtaggttgttttgatttttcttagtcaaacttatttaaatttgatcagATTTATAAAAGATAGTATAATAATATTGttaacataaaataaatatattgtcaaaatatattcaatgttatatataatgtaaataatttggtgttgtggttgttactaaatttttatataatttaatcaaatctaaagaatttttgactagaaaaaaatgaaatgactTATAACATGAAATAGAAATAGAGAGAGTAGATCTGTggataaacttattttaaaatagaccTATTTTCCTCAGTGCCAACATTATTGGGTCACTAATAACACTGGCACATTATTGGGTCACTAATAACACTGGCACCGACACCCCTTTATCCTCCGTGGTAGCCATTTCATTGACATGGAGAGGATCGGTGCTAAAGAGGCTAACACTGACCCCTCTACGGCTCTACATCTCGAACGCTTGGTTGCTAAGGAAGCGAGGGTGTCTGCGCTAGTGTCATTAACGATGAAATGTTTAACCCGGTAGCATCAAGAAAAATGCCCACTTAGTAAGGTTGTGCTCAGATATACCAATTCCTAACTTATACTTTCTCGTTTTTTCAAACACACGTTTACCAAAGTGCTAGTAAGTTGTTTTAAGAAATCATATAAcccatttttcaattttattttaattactTATTTAATCGTATGCTAATAGCTCGTCCTATTTTAAGTAACCATCATATCCGAACCTAACAccaaagagtaaaaaaaatctagggtgtatttggataatgggaaatgaggggtgagattgggattgggaaatgaatgaagggttagaaTTAAATGGatgagggagaatgaatggttaagaTTTAAAGAGGGGTGAGAAATCATTTGCCTTACACATTTGCCGAACACTGCCCTAGTGGTTACATTTGCACAGCACCAAAGCGCATCTGAGGAGGTAGGCCCCACCAATGACATGTGGCCCCAGCGGCAGCGCATCGcgaccttccttcttcctcgtcgGTCTCTCCGTCCTCCTCCAAGCGGGTGGAGGGGCCCACGCGGCGACGAgcggcagatccggcggcgtccagcggcgcggcggaagacggctgcggcgacgacgccgtcgtcgacggTGGAGGCGCAGCACCGGAGCTGCCCGGCCGCGGGCCCCGCCAACGCCACCGGCGCGCGAGGGGGGCGAGCTTCGGGAGCTCCGcccggaggacggcggcggcgccgagcggcgGATCTCGGGAGGCTCCCCGAGCGCCCCCTACTCCGGCGAGCCCCACgcagcgacggcgagctccctgACGGCTTCTCGCTTTCTTGTTTCTCGTGgaggtgcttttttttttttctgacaaaaGTTGCTGAGGTTCGTGTGGCCAAACTTGGTCACGCGAAGCTGTTGGGAAGGGtccccactcccctctctcctccagcCACGTGGCGCCTAGCCCCGCCGCCTACGTATATAAAGCAACTGATGCGGGTGGGAGTCGTGGGACGCCCCCATTTTTCCCATCGCTTTTGCTTTTGCTGAGCGCAGATCCTTCGCCAATTGGGCGCTAATCAGGCGGGTATTTTGGATATATAGGtttagggaggaggaggaggagaggtggttCATCAGGtagaagaggagaaggaggatggcgaaggcgacgacgatggagggGCGCCCGGCGAAGATGGGGTTCCGGATGCCGGCGGAGTGGGAGCCGCACGAGCAGTGCTGGATGGGCTGGCCTGTACGTACTTCtccctcatctctctccctctggttcctcatctttttttttttctgtttaattGTTCTTCGCTTCTCCGTTTGGATTCTGAATTCCGATGGATCCATCCTCGCGATTTTTATcgccaaccaaaaaaaaaaagaaagaagaaacaagTAAATCCTACCGCGTCGTGTAGAATTTGGTTTCCTCCCAAGTGAAAGGATTTGATGGATGGCCGCGCGCCGCGGTCTCGGGATCAATCCATCCCATCTACTAAGTGCACAGAGCAATTTGGGGTATTGTTTATTTCTCGTCAAGTTGGAATCTCTGAATCGGTACTAGCTTACGAGCATATTTTAGGCTGGATTCTATCACCGCCTCACCGGAACATCCACAACTTTATTACTCTTGATTTGTAAGCACATGGATTACTTTTTAAGTAGGCGGCTACATTGGTTGTTCAAACGACAGTATCATTTTTGTCTTAAACTATTcaagaatgattttttttcatttttttagtaCAAATGAATGAATCATTTCCCCTCACGCATAAATAAAGTTGTAATTTTGGGATAAATAAAGTTGTAATTTTGGGACCATCACGCTATTAAAGCTCTACTGTTCCCTATCCCTGATTGACTCAATCTATAAGTCATGACCATCATTTTCTTTGCTGTCTGATTTTTCTGATGTACGATTCTAGAGATATTTACCTGTCTTGTCTTGGTTCACGTTGCTGTGGCACATTGCTTAAACACTGGCACATTGACATTttctacatatatgtattttataatcatgaatgatcgtttgatCATTGCAGTGACATCTGTGGACTACTCTACCCTGTACATGCCCTATTTTGTCTTGTCTAATCGCTGTTTAGTATATGTAACTCTGAAAGGGAGTGGTTAGGTGGAATATCCACTTGACAATATCAATAATTGTCATTTTGGACTGTGGTCTTGAATATGAAAAGCAGACTGTATCCATTTCATCTATCTTCTTCCCCAATCCTTGATCTATACTACAGTGAGCATTTGGTTAACAGTGAGCATTGTTCTTTTTACTTTGAATCCCAGGAGCGTCGAGACAATTGGCGAGAGCTTGCTGGTCCAGCTCGAAAAGTATTTGCAAGAACTGCTATTGCCATTTCAAAGTTTGAGTCTGTTACTATATGTGCAAGTGCCAAGCAGGTAACAGATTTTCTCCACATTGCCTCCTATGATCTGTGTTGTGAATTGTTGCACGATCATGTCTGATTGCACAGTGGTACCAATTCATACTTTTGTTTCATGCAGTATCCCTATGTCCATGAGCTAATGCTACATCAACCAAACATCAGGGTGGTCGAGATGAGCATGAATGATTGCTGGTTCCGTGATATTGGTCCCACTGTATGCTACTTCAAGCCTTCTTATTCCAAATTTGCTCTCCAGTGTTTGGGTTGCTAACAGTATCCCTGTTTTTTAGTTTATTGTCCGTAAAGGTGCACCAGGGTTAGGAAtcacagaaaaaaatatagcaggAATTGATTGGGAATTTAACGCCTGGGGAGGTATGTTGTTCTTATATTGAGTAATATGTTTATTCAGTTCTTTCTCATGCTATTTATTTCAATTAGATTGTTTGTGtgatgaaacatttttcttcACAAATTAAATCTTTGTGCTAGTGTCTGTTATTAACAGTGTGAAAAGCGTACATTATCAAGACATGCTAGTTTCTTTGCACCTGCTCCGTATGAAGATTCAGTGAATTGTGCTGCTAATGCCTGCAGGAGCCACTGATGGTTGCTATGTTGATTGGAGCCTTGACAGCTATGTTGCCAAGAAAGTAAGAAGAGAATAACCTTCTTAAAGAAAATTTGACATCTTTCAAGGTCAAAAAGATCTTTTGCTAGTCTCCATCTGGTCTGAGAACTAGTTCTGTTTTGGACATTGATTTCAGATAGTTGAGATTGAGAGGATCCCTAGATTTCCACACACGATGGTTCTTGAAGGTGGAAGCATTCATGTAGATGGAGAAGGTTGTTCATGTGTTGAATCTTTGCTGACAAGCATATAGTTTCAGTATATTTGTTGGTATCTTGCTAATGAATTGCCATATTCCAACAGGTACATGCATCACAACAGAAGAATGCTTGTTGAATCCTAACAGAAACCCCAACATGACCAAACTAGAGATAGAGAATGAGCTGAAGGATTTTCTTGGAGTCGCAAAGGTCATCTGGATACCTCATGGGCTTTATGGTAACCACCAAAAACATTCTGTCACATAAAGGTGTAAAACCATAATAGTTCTGTTCCCTGCTTCTTCAACCATTCTACTGATAAATAGGCCTGCAATGGTTTCTCTAGGTGATGATGATACAAATGGTCATGTTGACAATCTATGCTGCTTCATTAAACCTGGGGTGGTCCTCTTGTCATGGACCGATGATGAGAACGACCCACAGTACCAAAGGTCCGTTGATGCACTCTCAACTCTCTCCAAGTCCGTTGATGCGAAAGGACGGCAGATAGAAGTTGTGAAAATCCACGTCCCAGGGCCTCTGTACATGACAAAGGAAGAGTCAGAGGGTGTTGTAAAAACAGTCAGTATTTCTGTCATATTCATTACTAACTTCAATCCATTGAAAATGAGCGTGTTCATCCCTTTCTAAGAATGaatagtcctttttttttctaggagcATGCTATACCGAGGGAACCAGGCACGAGATTGGCTGCCTCGTACGTAAACTTCTACATAGCCAATGGCGGAATTGTAGCACCAGCTTTTGGCGACAAGTGGGACGAAGAAGCGTGTGCTGTTCTTCAGAAGGCATTTCCTGATCATGAGGTGATCTTCACTGACCCATTTCACTTCGAAACTTTATCCAACGATGCTGTGATTTCTGTCTGTCAGCGACCACAGCTCAAGCAAGCAGTGGCTGTTGGTTGTTACTTGGCAATGGCTACGACGTCAGAACTCAAAACTGTGCTGGGTGTTCTGACGGAACCCGTGAATTTCAGGTGGTGATGGTGGAAGGCGCAAGAGAAATCGTCCTGGCAGGTGGAAACATACACTGCATCACGCAGCAGCAGCCTGTACGCCCGTCGTAGATGATACTACGTATATAGTattatgaatttggatatgggactagtccagattcgtagtactatatGTCCAGGGAGTAGATGGCACTATAGCAGCCATGCCCTATCGTGAATTCGTGATAAGCTACATCATTTGCTACCCAAAATGGCGACCCGATCATACACCATTGATTACCCAAAACCAAATGTGATAGATTACCCAAAACCAAATGAATGAGTTGATAGAATAAGGCCGCAGACAAacattgtgatttgtgagctTGTGTGTAGGGGATGTGGTTGCACCAGCGTGATGGATATGGTTGTAAGTTGCAGTAGTGTAAGCACGTTGGAAACTGCCTTATGGCCTTTGCCAACGTTGACCAGGCGAATGGAAATGAAAATGGCTTTGAGGCTGTCTCGGTGAAACAAGTATATATGCAGGAAGTGGAAACAATGACATGAGAGGCCCGAAATGAACTtccaaaacaaaatttctaCATTTACATCGGGATTCTTACATGGACATGTAGGTTGAAATGTAAACCTTTCGGTGAAATAACCTATGGTCTATTGAGCAGTCTAAACTGCAATTCTGTTGCATCAAAACCAAGCGCTGTACCACAATGATACATGGACCAGTGGACCACCTCGTTCCCAACATGTGAACAATGCATTTTCCGGCCACCTGCAATAGCAAGATATTACTGTCAGGCACGTTGTTGTCAAACATGACAAATCTACCTAGTGCTCCCGACAAACTCGTGTGTTTATGGCAAATCGTAGACCGTTTGGGAAACATAGGATTAAGATAGAATCGAAGTGTGAAATTAATCTTTGGGTAAAGTACAGACCTTCGTAAAGTGTTGGTAACAGCTGAACAGCAGAGGTGTATACTGCAGTCTGACGCAGGTCGGATGGCACATATCCTTCTGCCCCTCACCAGTCACCATGTCCACTCTCTTCAGTTCGTCAAAATTTTCATCCCGTGCAGAGTAAGGTTTCACATAACGGCAGTACCTATCATATGGGATGGAAGTAAGttcattcgttttttttttaaaaaaaaacaataaatcaaCATAATTAGCAAACAATGACGGAGCCCACATACCATTAGTATTTGGTACTATTTACGTGGTGCTTGAAAACCCTTCCAGCTCACTTCTGTCCCAGCAGTTCAACTGCAATGCTTTCGTCTTTAGTTGCTCAAATGCAAATCTTAACTTCTGCTTGTCCTCATATGTTACATCAAGAACATTAGAATCCTGCAGCAAGTATTGAATAGAGCAAACTCATTAGGAAGGCCAGTTTCACAACAACGACATTTAGGCATAATAGAGCAAGCTAGTGATAGTGATCTAGGTACAGCACAGGACAAATATTCTCTCATAGTAGGAACAAATTCAACAAACTAGTCTACATACGATTCACATGCACAAATGTTCAATTTTGCCCTTGATATTCTGACCTCCCTGAATTTAAGATTAATATGAAAAATGACTAATATGTAGGAAACTGAAATCTCATCAGTTAATATGGCTACCAAACAAAGGCATTTATGTTATCACCACTTACCATGAGATGCCTTGTATGTTGCAGGATACCTTTAATAACACATTTGCCCAAAGAAAGGTTTTTATGGAGTTTTCCATCATTGCATAAGAATATGAGTATAGTTGTGACAACACAAATTCGATGTGAAAGCTCTCCTGGGTAGTTTAACTTGGATGAAGATGAAAGCACGTGGTCATCTCCTGTTGCAAAAGATTTAAGCATCTCCAATGCGCAGCAAAGAACCTTCTCATTCTGGCAAAATATGATTATGCAAGGCTTTATAAAGTATTGAAATAGTCTTGTCCTATCAGATTGAAAGCCAAGCTCAATGGTTTTAGACAAATCCTGCATGTACACAATAAAATTGGGTGAAATCAATTCTCATCAAAAACCAAAAGCGTACAGCGATAAAGCAATGCTTATGAACTAATCAAGGAGAGTTTGCCAAAAGCTTTGCAGGTGTCAAACTCATAATTACCATCCATAAGCTAGTGTAACTGAAAAAAACGTTTATGCCGTAATGCATTCAATCTGACACTCTGCGCTTCACCAGGTGATGTGAAGAGCTTATTACTCACGATACTCTCCCTATGCTACCACGTAAATATGCTCTGTTAATGAACTCTCATAGTTTTCAAAGAATATGCATAAAATAATGTTAGATCCGATTATATCAGATCTATAGGCAATAGGTTTTCTAACATCAAAATACGCCAATCTGCCATTTTCGACTAATCTGCCATTTTCGACTATGTTCTCCTGAATTAGCGTACAAATTTACCAAATTACTGACTGCAAATACCAGAGTCCAGAGCTTTAGAATTCAGAAGAGTACACACCATAGCAGCATCAATCAAGTAGCCAGCTATAGTTTTTATAGCATCTTCGTTCATGAGCTTACAAGTTCCTGCATCAAGTGTGACAATAATTCTAAACAATCCATTCATGTTATGTAAAGATGGTATCTGTGCctgcacaaaacaaacatatatgaGTTCAATGGATTTTGGGTGAAAACATAAAAACATAGCATGGTTTGAATCCTCACAATCTCTTTAGATAAATTATCCCACATTAACTCAAGAACCAGGGAGCCATCACCCATTTCAGATAGAGAATTTAAAATTAGGCGATTCAATGATTTAAAAGTATTCATATTTGAGCCCTTCTGGGAATTATCCTGGGTACAGAAAGACCCTAGtttaacaaaacaaaaggaaagctGTTAGAAAAAAATGTCAGATAAAATAACCATTAGAGGATAAAACTTAAAGAGCAAAACACATAGTATGAAATTTTCACCTAAAGTAAGCCACTTAAACTAAGAAAAGTTtgccttccaaaaaaaaaagtactcacCAGGATGAACTCTGAATCGTGCCATTAGCAATGACAAGAAACTGAGTTGCTCTGTTATATGTAAATTCCCAGCCTTGTATGTTGACTGTAGAACCTCAATAATTCTAAACAATATGGTGGGTTCCAGCACATCACCTGCATTTCATAAATTATGTACCACCTGTAATCCTTAAAGGAAAGAATATAACGACACTAAACGCAGAACAGAGAAGCAAAAATGCATACTAAAGCAACAAGAAGCCAACAGCTCCATTGTGTCGGGAAGCAGGTTGGAGAAGTAATAAAGGCATGAAATGGCAAGTTCTTGGCAATCACGTGGAAGGTTAACGAATGGACCAAGCTCTATGGTTCCTGATGATGCTATTAGCAAAATGTCATTAGTCCAAGAAAAATGGAATTACACATAAAGCGATAAATCATAGAGGATAAAAAAGATCTTCAACCAGTAATTTTATACTTACATTTAACACCAAATAACTTAATGAAGGAACGCAGATTTCCAAACTCCATTGTGGGGAAGTACTGTCCAATTCTTAGAAGTAGCTCCAAAACAACCTATGATAATTCATATGATCATAAAGTACACTATTTATTGAAAAGGTTTCATTAATGCCCAATCTGAGTATTCCAACTCTATACTGGATAAATAAACCTATAGCAGACCTTTGTTACTGAGGGGGCTTTGTCAATTGATTGTAGTAGAATTCCAGGTAGCTCTTTTACCCACACACCATGGTATTCAGAGCCTGAATCATTTTCCACAAATAATATTCCTGTTTTTTCCTAACCACAGGCAAATGAATATTAATAGAAAGCATATGTAAGCCGTTATCCACTAGCACATTTTTGGCACTAGTAGCTGTAGGGAGGTAATTCTCAGCATGATGAAATATGCAAAATTATTTAGTTTGAGGCTTTGAGCATCTAATAAGGAGGAATGCAAAGTCCTCCAGGAACAAGTTGAACATACGATCTACCAAGTGACTTAACAACCtgtaaattttcaaatctcagcATGGATGGTGTTTGGGGACAGCAAGTTTTGCCTTGTTTGATTATATCTATATTCATCATTAGACAAAGGTTCTCTTTTATGTTTCTCTATACAGCGGTTTaaagatttattttggaattTCGTGTGATATAAATTGGTACAAGGACTAttcaccatctttttttttaactaataactAATTT is part of the Oryza glaberrima chromosome 4, OglaRS2, whole genome shotgun sequence genome and encodes:
- the LOC127770264 gene encoding agmatine deiminase, which gives rise to MAKATTMEGRPAKMGFRMPAEWEPHEQCWMGWPERRDNWRELAGPARKVFARTAIAISKFESVTICASAKQYPYVHELMLHQPNIRVVEMSMNDCWFRDIGPTFIVRKGAPGLGITEKNIAGIDWEFNAWGGATDGCYVDWSLDSYVAKKIVEIERIPRFPHTMVLEGGSIHVDGEGTCITTEECLLNPNRNPNMTKLEIENELKDFLGVAKVIWIPHGLYGDDDTNGHVDNLCCFIKPGVVLLSWTDDENDPQYQRSVDALSTLSKSVDAKGRQIEVVKIHVPGPLYMTKEESEGVVKTEHAIPREPGTRLAASYVNFYIANGGIVAPAFGDKWDEEACAVLQKAFPDHEVVMVEGAREIVLAGGNIHCITQQQPVRPS